Proteins encoded together in one Procambarus clarkii isolate CNS0578487 chromosome 67, FALCON_Pclarkii_2.0, whole genome shotgun sequence window:
- the RhoBTB gene encoding rho-related BTB domain-containing protein 1 isoform X3 produces the protein MDSEQPHQELVKCVVVGDTAVGKTRLICARACNKKFSLSQLLNTHVPTVFAIDQYRIYKEVLERSCVVVDGVNVSLRLWDTFGDHDKDRRFAYGRSDVVLLCFSVANPVSLRNCRVMWYPEIRRFCPNTPILLVGCKNDLRYICKDEQYLSYCQDRSPLVRAVRECDLVMPCEGRAVAREIGVEYYETSVLTYFGVNEVFDNVIRAALISRRQQRFWMTNLKRVQRPTLQVPFCPPKPKVQEPSTVVSTLREDLHGLLTCAAFTDLVLVAGSNTTAGGTIVHAHRFLVAAASTAFHKLLMTDLSDCVTTRRSSDSSMLSGTFGDTTLGNFNSDTECLLGSDHNQPRPASRLKEAVKRRSSMQTIPQDQRPGIHRELNHAAFQAISIEQWDDRGSEQSSCDRSPRQTPAWVPIQTVVHLSKLVSGTVLRVLVHFLYTGTIFCRECHLPSTDLSELKQAAEFLELPELQMYVTNLMKKEEFLNNDLSQQYLQQMLCGRLKELCLEGALFSDVMFQLEDGTMAAHRPLLMARCDMMHAMFSGDFRESNAKVITFPGVKQRTFHILLQYLYTDTIPTLKIRECLPIVELGNRLCLPRLISLVEIEIIDLFQRVIQAGGDVSEDCIYLLEPLQMHNADQLVEWCLTCMATNYNHVCHKHTKQLRSLHPENQAYLNRHRWPPVWYLKDYDYYERCLMERQREENPIKPLKRSRNTAGCLCFTSKSRRSAEKQNYRTIPYETCGWYCWPWIEHLL, from the exons ATGGATAGTGAACAGCCGCATCAGGAGTTGGTGAAATGTGTAGTTGTGGGCGACACAGCTGTGGGCAAGACCCGACTCATCTGTGCTCGTGCCTGCAACAAGAAGTTCTCTCTCTCCCAGCTGCTCAACACACATGTGCCAACAGTCTTCGCCATCGACCAGTACAGGATATACAAAGAG GTTTTGGAGAGATCGTGTGTGGTAGTTGACGGTGTGAATGTCTCCCTCCGGTTGTGGGACACCTTTGGCGACCATGACAAGGATCGACGTTTTGCCTATGGCAG GTCCGATGTGGTGCTGCTTTGTTTCTCGGTGGCAAATCCAGTGTCGCTACGGAATTGCCGGGTGATGTGGTACCCGGAGATTCGGCGGTTTTGCCCTAATACACCAATTCTTCTTGTGGGCTGTAAAAATGACCTCAGATATATCTGTAAAGATGAACAGTACCTCAGTTACTGTCAAGACCGTTCACCTCTAGTTAG AGCTGTACGTGAGTGTGACCTGGTAATGCCATGTGAAGGTCGTGCAGTTGCTAGAGAAATTGGTGTTGAATATTATGAGACATCGGTGCTTACATACTTCGGAGTAAATGAGGTATTTGACAATGTGATTAGAGCCGCCCTCATATCCCGGAGACAACAGCGCTTCTGGATGACTAATCTCAAGCGCGTCCAGCGACCTACATTACAG GTGCCTTTCTGCCCGCCCAAGCCCAAGGTCCAGGAGCCGTCAACAGTGGTGAGCACCCTGCGTGAAGATCTCCATGGTCTTCTCACCTGTGCCGCCTTCACTGACCTGGTGCTGGTAGCTGGGAGCAACACTACTGCGGGTGGAACCATAGTCCATGCTCACAG GTTCTTGGTGGCAGCTGCGTCAACTGCCTTCCACAAACTGCTCATGACGGACCTCTCAGACTGTGTGACCACGCGACGTAGTTCAGACTCCAGCATG TTGAGTGGAACATTTGGTGACACAACTTTGGGGAACTTCAACTCTGACACAGAATGTCTTCTTGGCAGTGACCATAATCAGCCAAGGCCAGCCAG TCGACTAAAGGAGGCTGTGAAACGAAGATCAAGCATGCAAACAATTCCACAAGACCAGCGACCTGGCATCCACAGGGAGCTGAATCATGCAGCCTTCCAAGCCATTAGTATAGAACAG TGGGATGACAGAGGTAGCGAACAAAGCAGCTGTGATCGCAGTCCCCGGCAGACGCCAGCTTGGGTACCCATACAGACTGTGGTACACCTCAGTAAACTGGTTAGCGGCACAGTGCTTCGTGTCCTAGTACACTTCCTCTACACGGGTACTATATTTTGTCGAGAGTGCCACTTGCCATCCACTGATCTGAGTGAACTTAAGCAAGCAGCTGAGTTCTTGGAACTTCCAGAGCTTCAAATGTACGTTACAAATCTGATGAAGAAAGAGGAATTTTTAAATAATGACCTCTCTCAACAGTACCTGCAA CAGATGTTGTGTGGACGATTGAAAGAGTTGTGTTTAGAGGGCGCCCTTTTCTCTGATGTGATGTTCCAACTAGAAGATGGAACCATGGCAGCTCACCGTCCGTTACTAATGGCTCGCTGTGACATGATGCACGCAATGTTCTCAGGAGACTTCAGAGAAAGTAATGCCAAGGTG ATAACCTTTCCTGGAGTGAAGCAGCGAACCTTTCACATCTTGCTACAGTACTTGTACACAGACACTATCCCAACACTCAAGATTCGTGAGTGTCTCCCCATTGTAGAGCTCGGCAACCGCTTGTGTCTTCCGCGTCTCATATCCTTGGTTGAGATCGAGATCATTGACCTCTTCCAGCGAGTTATCCaggctggtggtgatgttagtgaaGACTGTATTTACCTGCTCGAGCCTCTTCAG ATGCACAATGCTGACCAGTTAGTTGAGTGGTGCCTGACCTGCATGGCAACTAATTACAATCATGTCTGTCACAAGCATACCAAGCAACTCCGTTCACTGCACCCGGAAAACCAAGCCTATTTGAACAGGCACAGATGGCCCCCTGTCTG